Proteins encoded within one genomic window of Vanrija pseudolonga chromosome 3, complete sequence:
- the ergic3 gene encoding Endoplasmic reticulum-Golgi intermediate compartment protein 3: MGRNGFFGAFQGLDAFGKTMEDVKIKTRTGAFLTFLSLSIILTSLTIEFVDYRRVHSETSINVDRSRGEKIVIDLDVTFPSVPCYLLSIDVADISGEIINDITHNVKKMQLNEQGHEIGPMKGQQLKGEAERIAEGRAPDYCGKCYGAPPPENGCCNSCEEVRQAYIRAGWSFSNPDDIEQCVEEHWTEKMAQQAAEGCRVSGKLRVNKVIGNVRFSHGATFMRNGMNLHELVPYLKDKHHHDFDHVINKFHFGADIPDFAQEMLKPKEEKTRAELGIKDPLTGVSRYGKDPNTNNMYQYFVKVVSTSFQYLTGDEIPTNQYSVTEYERDVRGGLLPGKDEHGHMTSHSNHAIPGLFINYEISPMKVVHKETRQSFAHFLTSACAIIGGVLTVASLIDSAIFSGRKHLEGKKEYDGFGAPAGKML; the protein is encoded by the exons ATGGGTCGAAACGGCTTCTTTGGAGCCTTCCAGGGTCTCGATGCGTTTGGCAAG ACGATGGAAGATGTCAAGATCAAGACTCGCACCGGTGCTTTCT TGACcttcctctccctctccATCATCCTCACCTCGCTCACCATCGAGTTTGTCGACTACCGACGAGTACACTCGGAGACCTCGATCAACGTCGACAggtcgcgcggcgagaaGATTGTCATTGACCTCGACGTGACCTTCCCCAGCGTGCCATGTTACT tGCTATCCATTGATGTGGCCGACATCTCGGGCGAGATCATCAACGACATTACGCACAACGTCAAGAAGATGCAGCTCAACGAGCAAGGTCACGAGATTGGGCCGATGAAGGGCCAGCAGCTCAAGGGCGAGGCTGAGCGGATTGCCGAGGGGCGCGCGCCCGACTACTGTGGCAAGTGTTAcggtgcgccgccgcccgagaacGGGTGCTGCAACTCgtgcgaggaggtgcgcCAGGCGTACATCCGCGCCGGGTGGTCGTTTAGCAACCCCGACGACATTGAGCAGTGTGTCGAGGAGCACTGGACCGAGAAGATggcgcagcaggccgccgagggctGCCGCGTCTCGGGCAAGCTGCGCGTCAACAAGGTCATTGGCAACGTGCGCTTCAGCCACGGCGCGACATTTATGCGCAACGGCATGAACCTCCACGAGCTGGTGCCCTACCTCAAGGAcaagcaccaccacgactTTGACCACGTTATCAACAAGTTCCACTTTGGCGCCGACATTCCCGACTTTGCGCAGGAGATGCTCAagcccaaggaggagaagacgcgcgccgagctcggcatcaAGGACCCTCTGACCGGCGTGAGCCGCTACGGCAAGGACC CCAACACAAACAACATGTACCAGTACTTTGTCAAGGTTGTCTCGACGTCGTTCCAGTACCTCACGGGCGACGAGATTCCCACCAACCAGTACTCGGTTACCGAATATGAGCGCGACGTCCGCGGTGGTCTTCTTCCGGGCAAGGACGAGCACGGTC ACATGACCTCGCACTCGAACCACGCTATCCCCGGTCTCTTCATCAA CTACGAGATCTCGCCCATGAAGGTCGTCCACAAGGAGACGCGCCAGTCGTTTGCCCACTTCCTCACGAG tgCATGCGCCATCATTGGTGGTGTCCTCACTGTCGCGAGCTTGATCGACTCGGCCATCTTCTCGGGCCGCAAGcacctcgagggcaagaaggagTACGACGGCTTTggtgcgccggcgggcaAGATG CTGTAA
- the cct1 gene encoding T-complex protein 1 subunit alpha, whose protein sequence is MAASMYQRDPRAGLFLGGSRVSGAEVRDQNVQAAQTVSNILKSSLGPVGLDKMLVDNVGDVTITNDGATILSLIEVSHPAARILVSLATQQDKEVGDGTTSVVLLASELLRRANELVRNKIHPTTVIAGYRLACKEACRFMADQLSTKVDKLGRDALVNVAKTSMSSKILAADDDFFAPLAVDAMLAVKTVNPRGEKKYPVKAVNVLKAHGKSARESFMVKGYALNCTVASQAMKTRIPNAKIACLDMNLAKQRMHLGVHITIDDPEQLEAIRARESEITLERVRKILATGANVILTTKGIDDLVLKEFVEAGAMAVRRCRKEDLRRIARATGATLVSSLANLDGEETFEASSLGFAEEVVQERISDDELILVRGTKVVSSSSIILRGANDYMLDEMERALHDALSIIKRTLESGSVVPGGGAVETALSIYLENYATTLGSREQLAIAEFASALLVIPKTLALNAAKDSTDLVAKLRAYHNAAQSVSPEDPKRGLIFYGLDLLNGEVIDNRAAGVLEPTMSKIKSLKAALEAATSLLRIDDSITVTPDQKGEEDPHAHM, encoded by the exons ATGGCAGCTTCAATGTACCAGAGGGATCCCCGTGCg GGCCTCTTCCTCGGTGGCTCGCGTgtgagcggcgccgaggtccgcGACCAGAACG TGCAGGCCGCTCAGACCGTGTCCAACATTCTCAAGTCGTCCCTTGGCCCCGTTGG tCTCGACAAGatgctcgtcgacaacgtcgGTGACGTGACTATCAccaacgacggcgccacCATCCTCTCGCTTATCGAGGTCTCGCACCCCGCT GCCCGTATCCTCGTGTCCCTCGCGACGCAGCAGGACAAGGAAGTCGGTGACGGAACTACCTCGGTCGTCTTGCTCGCCTCGGAGCTTCTGAGGAGAGCAAACGAGCTTGTCCGCAACAAGATCCACCCCACCACCGTCATTGCTGGCTACCGTCTGGCTTGCAAGGAGGCCTGCCGCTTCATGGCCGACCAGCTCTCCACCaaggtcgacaagctcggccgtgacgccctcgtcaacgtcgccaAGACGTCGATGAGCTCCAAGATTCTTGCTGC cgacgacgacttcttCGCCCCcctggccgtcgacgccatgcTCGCCGTCAAGACGGTCAACCCCCGCGGCGAGAAGAAGTACCCCGTCAAGGCCGTCAACGTCCTCAAGGCGCACGGAAAGTCTGCCCGCGAGTCGTTCATGGTCAAGGGCTACGCGCTCAACTGCACCGTTGCCAGCCAGGCCATGAAGACTCGCATCCCGAACGCCAAGATTGCCTGTCTCGACATGaacctcgccaagcagcgcatgcacctcggcgtccacATCACCATCGACGACCCAGAacagctcgaggccatccgTGCCCGCGAGTCTGAGATTACTCTTGAGCGTGTGCGCAAGATCCTTGCCACTGGCGCCAACGTCATCCTCACCACCAAGGGTATCGATGACCTGGTCCTCAAGGAGTTTGTCGAGGCCGGTGCTATGGCCGTCCGCCGCTGTCGCAAGGAGGACTTGCGACGAATTGCCCGTGCTACCGGCGCGACGTTggtgtcgtcgctcgccaaccTGGACGGAGAGGAGACTTTCGaggcctcgagcttgggtttcgccgaggaggttgtGCAGGAGCGTatcagcgacgacgagctcatcctcgtccgCGGAACCAAGGTCgtcagctcgtcgtccatcatCCTCCGCGGTGCCAACGACTACATgctcgacgagatggagcgcgcgctgcacgacgccCTCAGCATCATCAAGCGCACGCTCGAGTCTGGATCGGTTGTTcccggtggtggtgctgtcGAGACGGCGCTGTCCATCTACCTCGAAAACTATGCCACGACCCTCGGCTCGCGTGAGCAGCTTGCCATTGCCGAGTTTGCCTCGgcgctcctcgtcatccCCAAGACGCTCGCCCTCAACGCCGCCAAGGACTcgaccgacctcgtcgccaagctccgcgcGTACCACAACGCCGCCCAGTCGGTTAGCCCCGAGGACCCCAAGCGCGGCTTAATCTTCTACGGtctcgacctgctcaacggcgaggtcatcgacaaccgcgccgccggtgtCCTGGAGCCTACCATGTCCAAGATCAAgtcgctcaaggccgccctcgaggccgcgacCAGCTTGCTCCGTATCGACGACAGCATCACTGTCACCCCCGACCAAAAGGGTGAGGAAGACCCCCACGCCCACatgtga
- the URC4 gene encoding Uracil catabolism protein 4 → MALTTNSTPAATSTTTTTPPVVAYLRSLVAVRERSKQVFDLVVRDKGDYWIWHQDKLQTVVDFCAGLLERDFGTNYDKIPPHCRKNHFVTQTPKPIDRIAQLLENPQFPSKDKPVERAAALIDLYIVSVLLDAGAGNTWTYTERDANGKVTWEGGRSEALAVASYHMFVNGVFSAVPGDPLRVDAKALQALTPAILGEQFQVTAANPMSGLDGRANLLIQLGGALEARPDIVRSGRPGDILYYLQPTLKTGGPKPVLSLVTFWDTLFSLLAPIWPSRTTLPEYPDEVLGDVWYCPSLARSHDAIGDQRFEGDALVPFHKLTQWLCYSLLEPIESVAGWRVDPGPGQTGLPEYRNGGLLVDHELLTIRPDSLPNGAYPNGRDGLPVLAPGHPAVVEWRAVTVIALDKIHQGICDKLGLTSDQLNLAQVLEASTWKGGREIAKLKRPESGGPPIEIISDGTVF, encoded by the exons ATGGCCCTTACGACCAACTCGACtccggcggcgacgagcacgacgacgacgacgccacccGTGGTGGCGTACCTCCGCtccctcgtcgccgttcgTGAGCGCTCAAAGCAGGTGTTCGACCTCGTGGTCCGCGACAAGGGCGACTACTGGATCTGGCACCAGGACAAGCTCCAGACAGTCGTAGACTTCTGcgccggcctgctcgag CGCGACTTTGGAACAAACTATGATAAGATTCCTC CACACTGCCGCAAGAACCACTTTGTGACCCAGACCCCCAAGCCCATCGACCGTatcgcgcagctcctcgagaaCCCGCAGTTCCCTTCCAAAGATAAGCCCGTGGAGCGCGCAGCCGCCCTCATCGACCTCTACATCGTCTCGGTtctgctcgacgccggcgctggcaACACCTGGACCTACACGGAGCGCGATGCGAACGGCAAGGTGACGTGGGAgggcggccgcagcgaggCCCTCGCAGTGGCGAGCTACCACATGTTCGTGAATGGCGTCTTCTCGGCTGTGCCAGGTGACCCGCTGCGTGTGGATG CCAAGGCGCTCCAGGCCCTCACTCCAGCGATCCTCGGCGAGCAGTTCCAAGTGACCGCCGCGAACCCCATGTCGGGTCTGGATGGAAGGGCAAATCTGCTGATCCAGCTCGGTGgggcgctcgaggcgcgtcCTGATATCGTGCGGTCAGGCCGCCCCGGTGACATCCTCT ACTACCTCCAGCCTACGCTCAAGACCGGCGGCCCCAAGCCCGTCCTCTCCCTCGTCACATTCTGGGACACGCTCTTTTCTCTCCTTGCGCCCATTTGGCCCTCGCGCACCACCTTGCCAGAATACCCCGACGAGGTTCTCGGGGACGTGTGGTACTGCCCGTCGCTCGCACGCTCGCACGACGCCATTGGTGACCAGCGATTCGAGggcgacgccctcgtccccTTCCATAAACTCACCCAGTGGCTGTGCTACTCACTCCTTGAGCCGATCGAGTCGGTCGCCGGCTGGCGTGTGGACCCTGGACCGGGGCAGACGGGCCTTCCAGAG TACCGTAACGGAGGTCTCCTGGTTGACCACGAGCTCCTGACCATCCGCCCCGACTCGCTCCCGAACGGCGCCTACCCCAACGGCCGTGACGGGCTTCCTGTTCTCGCCCCCGGCCACCCCGCTGTTGTCGAGTGGCGCGCCGTGACTGTCATTGCATT GGACAAGATCCACCAGGGCATCTGCGACAAGCTGGGCCTCACTTCCGATCAGCTCAACCTCGCacaggtcctcgaggcctCGACCTGGAAGGGCGGGCGCGAGATTGCAAAGCTCAAGCGCCCAGAATCTGGAGGCC CCCCCATTGAAATCATTAGTGACGGAACCGTGTTTTAA